One Burkholderia thailandensis E264 genomic window carries:
- a CDS encoding ABC transporter substrate-binding protein, whose product MKLLLSKLAASAALVALPPLLAPAFCAHAATPPGIFVIATQLGEFTTLDPGEIYELVPSEYVANTYERLVRVDLRDPSKFEGRIAQSWSVGADGLTYTFKLRAGLKFHSGNPVTADDVAWSLQRTVLLDKGPAGVLADLGLTKDNVARKVKRLDDVTVSIETDRKYAPSFVLNVLSADPASIVDKKLLLSHEKNGDFGNAWLRNADAGSGPYQLVKWTPNESLVLQRFDGYRTPYPMKRIVLRHVPEASAQRLLLENGDVDAARNLSPDSLDALSKAGKIHVASWPVSALLYLSLNTKNPTLAKPEVQEAMKWLVDYDGIQRNIVRTTYKVHQTFLPDGFLGALNANPYQQNVAKAKALLAKAGLPDGFAVTMDMPNDYPYVEIAQALQANFAQGGIKVKLIPGDAKQAIGKYRARQHDIFIGEWSPDYMDPNSNARGFAWNPDNSDNAKHKLLAWRNGWDVPQLTAKTDAALAEPSTAKRAQEYQALQKAVLANSPFVIMFEKVVQVATRPGVTGPEIGPINDLVSYRTLKK is encoded by the coding sequence ATGAAGCTCTTGCTGTCCAAGCTCGCGGCGAGCGCCGCGCTCGTCGCGCTGCCCCCCCTGCTGGCCCCCGCGTTCTGCGCGCACGCGGCCACGCCGCCCGGCATCTTCGTGATCGCGACGCAGCTCGGCGAATTCACGACGCTCGATCCGGGCGAGATCTACGAGCTCGTGCCGTCCGAATACGTCGCGAACACGTACGAGCGGCTCGTGCGCGTCGATCTGCGCGACCCGTCGAAGTTCGAAGGCCGGATCGCGCAGTCGTGGAGCGTCGGCGCCGACGGCCTCACCTACACGTTCAAGCTGCGCGCGGGCCTCAAGTTCCACTCGGGCAATCCGGTGACGGCCGACGACGTCGCGTGGTCGCTGCAGCGCACGGTGCTGCTCGACAAGGGGCCGGCCGGCGTGCTCGCGGACCTCGGCCTCACGAAGGACAACGTCGCGCGGAAAGTGAAGCGGCTCGACGACGTGACCGTGTCGATCGAAACCGACCGCAAGTACGCGCCGAGCTTCGTGCTGAACGTGCTGAGCGCGGACCCCGCGTCGATCGTCGACAAGAAGCTGCTGCTTTCGCACGAGAAGAACGGCGACTTCGGCAATGCGTGGCTGCGAAACGCGGATGCGGGCTCGGGCCCGTACCAGCTCGTCAAGTGGACGCCGAACGAGAGCCTCGTGCTGCAACGCTTCGACGGCTACCGCACGCCGTATCCGATGAAGCGCATCGTGCTGCGGCACGTGCCGGAAGCGTCCGCGCAGCGCCTGCTGCTCGAGAACGGCGATGTCGACGCCGCGCGCAACCTGAGTCCGGACAGCCTCGACGCGCTATCGAAGGCGGGCAAGATCCACGTCGCATCGTGGCCCGTGTCCGCGCTCCTGTACCTGAGCCTGAACACGAAGAACCCGACTCTCGCGAAACCCGAGGTGCAGGAAGCGATGAAGTGGCTCGTCGATTACGACGGCATCCAGCGCAACATCGTCAGGACGACGTACAAGGTGCACCAGACCTTCCTGCCGGACGGATTTCTCGGCGCGCTGAACGCGAACCCGTACCAGCAGAACGTCGCGAAGGCGAAGGCGCTGCTCGCGAAGGCCGGGCTGCCGGACGGCTTCGCGGTGACGATGGACATGCCGAACGATTACCCATACGTCGAGATCGCGCAGGCGTTGCAGGCGAACTTCGCGCAGGGCGGAATCAAGGTGAAACTGATCCCGGGCGACGCGAAACAGGCGATCGGCAAGTACCGCGCGCGCCAGCATGACATCTTCATCGGCGAATGGTCGCCGGACTACATGGACCCGAACAGCAACGCGCGCGGTTTCGCCTGGAATCCCGACAATTCGGACAACGCGAAGCACAAGCTGCTCGCGTGGCGCAACGGCTGGGACGTGCCGCAACTGACCGCGAAGACCGACGCGGCGCTCGCCGAGCCGTCGACCGCGAAGCGCGCGCAGGAATACCAGGCGCTGCAGAAAGCGGTGCTCGCGAATTCACCGTTCGTCATCATGTTCGAGAAGGTCGTGCAAGTGGCGACGCGCCCGGGCGTCACGGGCCCGGAGATCGGGCCGATCAACGATCTCGTTTCATATCGGACGCTGAAGAAGTGA
- a CDS encoding 2OG-Fe(II) oxygenase — MNIASRRGASGAWQDITIVDDLLPPDEHARIYRFLASGQWSHGWRSHNGAQTQPFWNRHFAGATDPARPCVGPGAHDELARAAPLLHACWQRLARTHLKQHALQSCYANGLPYGADGALHADSLAMGACTAVYYPHERWDPDWGGETVLFNKDRSDILSAIYPKPNRLLIFPGFVYHVARGVSRACPEMRITLMFKTQWRP; from the coding sequence ATGAACATTGCATCCCGGCGGGGCGCATCCGGCGCGTGGCAGGACATCACGATCGTCGACGATCTGCTGCCGCCGGACGAGCATGCGCGGATTTACCGGTTCCTGGCTTCGGGTCAATGGAGCCACGGCTGGCGTTCGCACAACGGCGCGCAGACGCAGCCGTTCTGGAACCGGCATTTCGCGGGCGCGACGGACCCCGCGCGGCCTTGCGTCGGGCCCGGCGCGCACGACGAGCTCGCACGCGCCGCCCCGCTGCTGCATGCGTGCTGGCAGCGGCTTGCGCGGACGCATCTGAAGCAGCATGCGCTGCAGAGCTGCTATGCGAACGGGCTGCCTTACGGCGCGGACGGCGCGTTGCACGCCGATTCGCTCGCGATGGGCGCGTGCACGGCCGTGTATTACCCGCACGAGCGCTGGGACCCTGATTGGGGCGGCGAGACGGTCCTCTTCAACAAGGATCGCTCCGACATCCTGTCCGCGATCTACCCGAAGCCGAACCGGCTGCTGATTTTTCCGGGCTTCGTCTATCACGTCGCGCGCGGGGTGTCGCGCGCGTGCCCGGAGATGCGGATCACGTTGATGTTCAAGACGCAATGGCGCCCGTAG